A stretch of Paenibacillus mucilaginosus 3016 DNA encodes these proteins:
- a CDS encoding serine hydrolase domain-containing protein, whose translation MPDTYAGWRTPAPAQLLPVYNSKGKALPPWDFHDAMGGAGAVRSTAADMLNYLEAHVHPDSHSFSPAVEEGLKEHYAIMPSRGIGIGYGWMRYREKDGTVTHWHNGGTYGSSSFIAFNRSKGAGVVILSNNGSTMWSQLAPMLGLRLLSVDALATRLTKKLFAASAG comes from the coding sequence ATGCCCGATACCTATGCAGGGTGGAGGACGCCCGCGCCGGCACAGCTCCTGCCTGTGTACAATTCGAAAGGAAAGGCGCTGCCGCCTTGGGATTTTCACGATGCGATGGGAGGAGCGGGGGCCGTCCGTTCGACGGCGGCCGATATGCTGAATTACTTGGAGGCGCATGTCCACCCCGACTCACATTCCTTCAGCCCGGCAGTGGAGGAGGGCTTGAAGGAGCATTATGCCATCATGCCAAGCAGAGGCATCGGAATCGGTTACGGATGGATGAGGTACCGGGAGAAGGACGGGACGGTGACGCATTGGCACAATGGAGGGACGTATGGGTCAAGCTCTTTCATCGCTTTTAACCGGTCCAAGGGGGCGGGGGTTGTCATCTTATCCAACAACGGTTCTACGATGTGGAGCCAGCTCGCCCCTATGCTGGGACTCCGGCTGCTGTCCGTCGATGCCCTGGCCACCAGGCTGACCAAGAAGCTGTTTGCGGCAAGCGCCGGATGA